One part of the Natronorubrum sediminis genome encodes these proteins:
- a CDS encoding methionine synthase, with protein MSNENKNQFRPDDHDNDHFLLTTVVGSYPKPKWLNRAKELYEDPDHGFDDGDYDEAKDDAARLITQEHERAGLDVVVDGEMRRNEMVEFFAHRIEGYEFNGPVKVWGHNYFDKPSVVSEVEYDENWLVDEYKFTASATDRPVKVPITGPYTLASWSFNEAYEDDAELAYALADLVNEEIEKLVDAGARYIQIDEPALATTPDDHAIVGEALEHIVEDIPEDVRIGLHVCYGDYSRIYPEILEFPVDEFDLELANGDYDQLDVFKDPEFTKDLALGVTDVHVGEAESVEQIEENILKGLEIVPPEQLVLSPDCGVKLLPREVAYGKMANMVEAARNVEEQLDAGEIDVERGAPTPADD; from the coding sequence ATGAGCAACGAGAACAAGAACCAATTCCGACCCGACGATCACGACAACGACCACTTCCTGCTGACGACCGTCGTCGGCAGCTATCCGAAGCCAAAGTGGCTCAACCGCGCGAAAGAACTCTACGAAGACCCAGACCACGGTTTCGACGACGGGGACTACGACGAGGCCAAAGACGACGCTGCCCGTCTTATCACGCAAGAACACGAGCGTGCAGGTCTCGACGTCGTCGTCGACGGCGAGATGCGCCGTAACGAGATGGTCGAGTTCTTCGCCCACCGCATCGAGGGCTACGAGTTCAACGGCCCGGTCAAAGTCTGGGGCCACAACTACTTCGACAAGCCAAGCGTCGTCAGCGAGGTCGAGTACGACGAGAACTGGCTCGTCGACGAGTACAAGTTCACCGCGAGCGCGACCGATCGCCCCGTCAAGGTCCCGATCACCGGCCCGTACACGCTCGCGAGCTGGTCGTTCAACGAGGCCTACGAGGACGACGCCGAACTCGCCTACGCGCTGGCTGACCTCGTCAACGAAGAGATCGAGAAACTCGTCGACGCTGGCGCACGCTACATCCAGATCGACGAGCCGGCACTCGCGACCACGCCGGACGACCACGCCATCGTCGGCGAGGCACTCGAGCACATCGTCGAGGACATCCCCGAGGACGTCCGTATCGGCCTGCACGTCTGTTACGGCGACTACTCGCGAATCTACCCCGAGATCCTCGAGTTCCCGGTCGACGAGTTCGACCTCGAACTCGCCAACGGCGACTACGACCAACTCGACGTCTTCAAAGACCCCGAGTTCACGAAGGATCTCGCGCTGGGTGTCACCGACGTGCACGTCGGCGAAGCCGAATCCGTCGAGCAGATCGAGGAGAACATCCTGAAAGGACTCGAGATCGTTCCGCCGGAACAACTCGTGCTCTCGCCGGACTGTGGTGTGAAATTGCTCCCACGCGAGGTCGCCTACGGCAAGATGGCGAACATGGTCGAAGCCGCGCGAAACGTTGAGGAGCAACTCGACGCGGGCGAAATCGACGTCGAGCGCGGTGCGCCGACACCCGCCGACGACTGA
- a CDS encoding 5-methyltetrahydropteroyltriglutamate--homocysteine methyltransferase — MTEYVSTTPGLFPLPDWAKDDLSDLKGHQKHDLISGEEGGEIATAYQEAREEVLEGQQEAGLDRIVEGQLRWDDMLAHPLAVHDAVETEGIVRYYDNNNFYRDPVVSGDLDFSGDVANELEAASELVDGDDLQAVLPGPYSLADLATDDHYGDDAEFLGAVADFLEGEVDAFPDHETLFLLEPSLVENAPDDGEDERASEAIDQVASATDADVVVQPYWGALEEKVYAHLLDADIDAVGFDFVANQDDNIYNIQEYGATDDISLGLADGQSTLVEDAEAIRERVQWVEDQLQVTDFETVYLTTNTETFYLPYAKYAEKLAVLAEAADLAEVKAL; from the coding sequence ATGACTGAGTACGTTTCGACCACGCCGGGGCTCTTTCCGCTCCCCGACTGGGCGAAAGACGACCTCTCGGATCTGAAGGGACACCAGAAACACGACCTCATCAGCGGTGAGGAAGGTGGGGAGATTGCGACGGCCTACCAGGAAGCCCGCGAAGAAGTGCTCGAGGGCCAACAGGAGGCCGGACTCGACCGGATCGTCGAGGGCCAACTTCGCTGGGACGACATGCTTGCACACCCCCTCGCCGTCCACGACGCCGTCGAGACGGAGGGTATCGTCCGCTACTACGACAACAACAACTTCTATCGCGACCCCGTTGTGAGCGGCGACCTCGACTTCTCCGGCGACGTCGCGAACGAACTCGAGGCCGCGAGCGAACTCGTCGACGGCGACGACCTGCAGGCCGTCCTCCCCGGCCCGTACTCGCTCGCCGACCTCGCCACCGACGACCACTACGGCGACGACGCCGAGTTCCTCGGTGCGGTCGCTGACTTCCTCGAGGGCGAAGTCGACGCCTTCCCGGACCACGAGACGCTGTTCTTGCTCGAGCCGTCGCTCGTCGAGAACGCGCCAGACGATGGCGAGGACGAACGCGCAAGCGAAGCGATCGATCAGGTCGCGAGCGCCACGGACGCCGACGTCGTCGTCCAGCCCTACTGGGGCGCACTCGAGGAGAAGGTCTACGCCCATCTGCTCGACGCCGATATCGACGCGGTCGGCTTCGACTTCGTCGCGAACCAAGACGACAACATCTACAACATTCAGGAGTACGGCGCGACCGACGACATCTCGCTCGGCCTCGCAGACGGGCAGAGTACGCTCGTCGAGGATGCCGAAGCGATTCGCGAGCGCGTCCAGTGGGTCGAAGACCAACTGCAGGTCACCGACTTCGAGACGGTCTACCTGACAACGAACACGGAGACGTTCTACCTGCCCTACGCCAAGTATGCAGAGAAACTCGCCGTCCTTGCAGAAGCCGCGGACCTCGCGGAGGTGAAAGCACTATGA
- a CDS encoding enoyl-CoA hydratase/isomerase family protein, which produces MTDVVIERAQNPDYATVRIDRPGSGNAMSPGVIAELGDAIDDLADSDGCRTIVITGADGTFSAGADVDVFADRADDPDAVLEYLDAFTALYERIEAASKPVVARVNGPAYGGGYELAMACDVRFASTTAELCPAELRMGIVPPFERLVLELGDGLAREVCLTGGVLSAEDVADTDLFARVVAPEELDAVIEEFARQVEARSPNAVAQTKRAMVAHRSEAIGRSSAYRHALDEQCVRHPDFAESVAAFLEDRTPSY; this is translated from the coding sequence ATGACGGATGTTGTCATCGAACGAGCCCAGAACCCCGACTACGCCACGGTTAGGATCGATAGACCCGGGTCCGGCAACGCCATGTCGCCCGGTGTGATCGCCGAACTCGGCGATGCGATCGACGACCTCGCAGATTCTGACGGGTGCCGAACGATCGTGATCACCGGCGCAGACGGCACGTTCTCCGCGGGGGCAGACGTCGACGTATTCGCCGACCGGGCCGACGACCCCGACGCGGTACTCGAGTACCTCGATGCGTTCACGGCGCTGTACGAGCGGATCGAGGCGGCTTCGAAACCCGTCGTCGCCCGCGTGAACGGCCCCGCCTACGGCGGTGGGTACGAACTCGCGATGGCGTGTGACGTTCGGTTCGCGTCGACGACCGCGGAACTCTGTCCCGCCGAACTCAGGATGGGGATCGTCCCGCCGTTCGAGCGACTCGTGTTAGAACTCGGCGACGGACTCGCTCGAGAGGTGTGTTTGACGGGTGGAGTGCTTTCCGCCGAAGACGTCGCCGATACGGATCTGTTCGCTCGCGTGGTCGCGCCCGAGGAACTCGACGCCGTGATCGAGGAGTTCGCTCGGCAGGTCGAAGCGCGCAGTCCGAACGCCGTCGCCCAGACGAAACGCGCGATGGTCGCACACCGATCGGAGGCGATCGGTCGATCCTCCGCCTACCGCCACGCGCTGGACGAACAGTGCGTTCGCCACCCCGATTTCGCCGAGAGCGTCGCCGCCTTTCTCGAAGACCGAACGCCGTCGTACTGA
- a CDS encoding outer membrane protein assembly factor BamB family protein yields the protein MNPTRRTLLASAAVGSAGLAGCGAYQSASPDEPPDAGVDELPNPDDHVFGADGSWSSFGCNASNTRAVADGEAPVDGVSERWRVEVGELSRGTPVVADGRVYHPDHGKLQVVDADDGSELWTLEDARRAPICRGDVVYAAVDSTIYALEPDTGDVLWEHEFDASGTVMVLAHTRTGVVCGIREEVVCLEPDDGSVEWRRDVFGNVLEHGATFGPSGLVVATAAGMVYVFDEVTGTGWWRWQLPTELTCPPTAGRDAIYVACRDGTTYALTLQERDPVWSAETGVVNHGIGYVDDLVLATDGQELHAVDAETGAHHWDHEIGDWNHTAPAYGRETVFVGGDRLWAFDPTPGDSPEGGPAVRFDREFAGRVGAGPVLDDGSIYVVAEVEDDEHALLALE from the coding sequence ATGAATCCAACACGCCGAACACTCCTCGCGAGTGCGGCGGTCGGCAGCGCTGGTCTCGCCGGGTGTGGAGCGTATCAGTCCGCTTCGCCGGACGAGCCGCCGGACGCTGGTGTCGACGAACTGCCGAATCCCGACGACCACGTCTTCGGCGCAGACGGGAGCTGGTCGAGTTTTGGTTGCAACGCGTCGAACACCCGGGCCGTCGCCGACGGGGAAGCTCCGGTCGACGGCGTCTCCGAACGCTGGCGCGTCGAGGTCGGCGAACTTTCCAGGGGAACCCCGGTCGTCGCCGACGGCCGAGTCTACCACCCCGATCACGGCAAGTTGCAGGTAGTAGACGCCGACGACGGGTCAGAGCTGTGGACGCTCGAGGACGCACGACGGGCACCGATCTGTCGGGGTGACGTCGTCTACGCCGCAGTCGACAGCACGATTTACGCGCTCGAGCCCGATACCGGTGACGTGCTGTGGGAACACGAGTTCGACGCGTCGGGAACGGTGATGGTACTCGCACACACCAGAACGGGCGTGGTCTGTGGGATCCGCGAGGAAGTCGTTTGTCTCGAGCCCGACGACGGGTCAGTGGAGTGGCGACGGGACGTGTTCGGAAACGTGCTCGAACACGGGGCGACGTTCGGACCGTCGGGACTCGTCGTCGCGACGGCAGCCGGTATGGTGTACGTCTTCGACGAGGTGACCGGCACTGGCTGGTGGCGCTGGCAGCTCCCGACGGAACTGACGTGCCCGCCGACTGCCGGTCGCGACGCGATCTACGTCGCCTGTCGCGACGGAACGACGTACGCCCTGACTCTACAGGAGCGGGATCCGGTCTGGTCGGCGGAGACCGGCGTGGTCAATCACGGAATCGGGTACGTCGACGACCTCGTTCTCGCTACCGACGGACAGGAGTTGCACGCGGTAGATGCGGAAACCGGGGCGCACCACTGGGACCACGAGATCGGCGACTGGAACCACACTGCGCCCGCGTACGGTCGAGAAACGGTTTTCGTCGGTGGCGATCGGCTCTGGGCGTTCGATCCCACGCCGGGGGACAGCCCAGAGGGTGGCCCAGCCGTTCGGTTCGATCGAGAATTTGCGGGTCGCGTCGGCGCTGGGCCGGTACTCGACGACGGCAGCATCTACGTCGTTGCAGAAGTCGAGGACGACGAGCACGCGCTGCTCGCACTCGAGTGA